CCCCAGCGGCAATGTAAAGATAATTGCAGCTACCAACAGGATCGACCTGCTTGACCCCGCACTCCTGAGACCAGGAAGGTTCGACCGTATCATCGAAGTTCCACTCCCTGATGAGAAAGCAAGAGAAGAGATCCTGAAGATCCACACAAGGAAGATGAACCTTGAAGAAGACCTCGACCTTGCCAGGATCGCAAACATGACCGATGGCCTGAGTGGTGCGGACCTGAACGTAATTGTCAAGGAAGCCGGAATGTTCGTCCTCAGAAGAAGAGGCGACAAGATCACCATGAAAGACCTTCTTGATGCGTTCGAAAAGGTAGTATCGGACGAAGAAGTAAATTCACCGTTTGGAATGTTCGTTTAAAGCGAACTTCCAACTACTTTTTTAAACGATAGGTATAAATATAATTGATTGCTTTTAGGGGGTGCTGAAAAGCACTAAAACCGTGTGCTCCGATAGTGTAGCACGGCCAATCATACAGGACTCTCACTCCTGTGACTGGGGTTCGAATCCCCATCGGAGCACCAATTCTTCTAATATAATCATCTATTTTTGACGTAATTAAAACAATCTAGCTTTGTTTCGGTTTGGACCATTCCTTTGTGAAGGCAATCCACCCAGACATTTACCAGGCCATCACAATAGCAAAAATCTATTTAACGCACAAGTACGATATTTGCAAAGGAACTTATAGAAATACGGGACCGAAAGAGAGATACAATGGATGAAAAGAAAGCAAAATACCTGCCTACAGCAGGAACAATGATAGGCGCAATAATTGGATATATTTTAAGACCGGAAGCTCCAGGAATGGGTAAACTGCCATTAGGCACAGTCATGACAAGAGGATCAGACCTAGCCGGCGTAGACGAAGCTATAATATCAATAGCACAAGCATCTTTCAATTACGTGGTCATAGGTGCAGTAATCGGAACAATAATTGGAATTGCGATCTTCTGGCATATGAGTGATTAAACGGGCAGATAAGATACAATAAGCCAATTGATACTACGAGGAGGCGGGGAAGGGGTGACCGCATCCTAGTCGTTATGAGAAAAACCCCAAGAAAATAGACTGCAGTTGTTGAACAAGACAAATCAAGAAGAGGATAAAAACAAACTGAAGTCCCACAACAGAAATTGTTATTCCTCGTCAACAACCTTCTGATATTGCCGCTCACAGGCATACAAACACGCTGCCAGCCTCTTATCCTTCAGGTCATTCACAGTTTCCTTTAGCCCTAGCTTTGAACATTCATCATAGACCTTGCAGACATCACAACAATTCATACTCACGACACAACCTCCAGAAACTGACCATTGAACACAATAAGAAAACAGAACTTAAATTTAACGTTCATAATAGACAGGTCAAGATAAAGAACGAACAAAAAGAAGAACCATTGTATAGAGAGAACTAATATTAATAGTGCCAAAAGAAGAAAATATACGATGGTTTAGCCTTGACCCCATACTAAACATATGGAGAAAACACCTCACCATCAAAGACTTGAAAGGAATGACACTTTGCTCAGTGCAAAGACTACGAAAGAACCAACTGCAACATCATGAAGGTTGAAGGGGATCATGCCACCAGGATTGGTGATCACATAAAGCATAAGTGTTGCAATTCCTGCAAATGCAAAAGCTCCGATAATAACATCTTCCATTTCTACCATATTTTCACGCTCAATGAGGGGGTTAAGCATGCGATAGAGGTTGAGAAGTCAACCGGTATCGTATATACACAAACCGCGACTCGTTTTTCTTAATTGTAAGTGTTTTTTCCTAAAAGATGAGGTAGTATATATAGATTGCCATAGAGCGTGAGGACAATACCTTTAAAGACCAAAAAAAAGAAGACCTGAAAGGCAAATGTCACTATCGGGAAAAATACAACAAAAACGGATTGCATCCCTCATATGTGCAGAAAATGAGAAGATATGTAAAAAATAAAAAAAGGTTGCAGAAAAAGAAAGAGAAGGCATGATATGACTTGAACCCAGATCAAGCCAGAACATTGGCCTCTCTTGCTTTTCCCACGGAGTTGTAAAACACAGAATGAACGATATTTCCCAGATCCTCATCCATAAAGGGCTTTGTCAGGTAACCCTGATGCCCTACCAGATCGGCCCTCTCACGAGTCTCTTTGGACGAGTCCGCAGTAATGAACACTATTGGAATGCTGTATGACTTGCGGATCATCTTAGCAGCATCAATCCCATCGATACCACCTTTTAACCTGATATCCATAAGTATCAGACCAGGCTGGATCATCTTTACCATAGAAATGGCATCCTTTCCCCTTGAAGCGATACCTGCTACAGTATAACCCATTTTCTCAAGCTTCAGTTTGATCATCATACCGACGATCAGTTCATCTTCAACAACGACTATCTTTTTGTTTTTCATATTAATTATCCGGACCATCCCAAAAGGACATGTTCTCGTATCCGTTCCCCAAATATCACTTATGCCATACTGTAATGCATACCGTCATTCATCACTGACATGGTCATATTCCTGATCATAAGACCTGCAAGGGATTTTATGACCTCAAGACTGTCACGGTCACCCTCAGGGATAATGAATTCCGAAGATGAAGAAGCGATCAGTAATCCCACAAAATGGTGTTCATGGTGAACCGGAATGATAGCCGTACCCTGCAGACCCTCATCCTGCATAACGGGACCCGTAATGAATGGATAGATCTCCGAATAGTGCTTGTACACAGGGAAACCCTTCTTCGCAAAGTTCACCTGGCTTGAATCAGCATCAAAATAGGAGACACTGTTCACAAATTCACTTGAAAGTCCCTTATGATTCACAAGTACCAGACCCCCGGTAACCTCGTCAACCACATATAGGGCACAGATATCTATTGCATTAAGCTGAGTTGTCAGCTCAAGAAGGACATCCATTGAGTCCTCCAGATTAACAGGCCAGCTCAGGTGACTTCCCAGCTCATCCTGAATGAACATAAAATCATCATGTTTTTTCTCATCGTTGATATCAACGATCTTTGCCCTCAGGCATTGCATAAGACCATCTTCATCGTAGATGATCTGCGTATTTTCACGTACCCACCTGGCATCACCATCTGCATTCAATATCCTGTATTCCTGTACAAGATCTTCCCCGGGATTTCCTGAATACTCCCGAAGGACCTTCCTGACCTTCTCAAGGTCAGCAGGATGAATTATATCCTCATAGGACAGGCCATAGACCAGAAAATCATCAGGCTCATAACCAAAAGTGGAGACATTATCAGATACGGAGTCCAGTGGCCATCCATATTCTGACCTCCAGACAAATGTCACCTCGGGCATTTCCCCCTGTTGACCCGGTAAATTTATGATCCCTTGCATAGCGCCTACCCCGTTATAAATACGAATTGAATATTAAATAAAAGTCCCATGTTTTTAAACCAAAAAAGAAAGGAACCCGATATCCGGGAACCTTTCAAATAGAGGAGTTGTTTTCCATTTACTTCTTCTCGATACTGGATACCAGACCTACAGCAGCGATCTTATCAACATGAGCCTCATGCTGTGAATAGAACCACAGTGGTACGTACAGACCAAGTACACAAATTCCGACAATGGTTGAGAACCAGCTGCCTTCAACACTGTTAAGGTAGATCACACCGACCAGACAAAGAGGAAGGTTGAAGAGACCGAACAACAGTGCAACGTTCTTCCATCCGGTTGGTGCCTTGAATGGCCTGTCGAGTCCAGCAAGGTCCGGCCTTGATTTTGCCTTTACATATGCGAAGAGACTGATACCGTTAGCACAAACATATCCGATTGCTGATGCAGCAAGGATAGCTGATGGAGTACCCATTGAGATCAGGATCAGGTTAAAGATACCGATAATGACCATTGCAAGTATTGGAGTACCGTGTGCGTTTGTCTTTGCAAATACTTTTGGAAGATTTCCTTCAGTTGCCATTGAGTGCATTGCCCTTGAAGAACCAAGGTATGCAGTCTGGATGATCAATACCATTGCTGCAATGAGCATGACAATAGCGATTGTTGAACCGACATCACCGAGTGCTGCCTGTGCAAGTGGAAGCATTGGGTCAATTGGTGCAGCGGCAATACCCTCGATACCAAGAACACCTGTAATGGTCATCTGTACAAGGACGTAAGCTACCAGACAGATAGCACCACAGGAGAACAATGCCTTTGGCACATCAGAACCCGGGTTCTTGTATTCAGGACCATAGATAGCGGCAGTTTCCCATGCACAAGCACTCCACTGGGCCATTGCAAAGATACCGAGCAAGATCAATATGTGGTGGAAATCCCATGCCCAGTCTGTTGGCAGCCAGGTACTTGTGATGTTTGCCATTGCAAAATCACCGGTTGCATAAGGTGCCAGCGTAATAATTGCCATTGGAACAAGTGAGAATGCTGCAAGGATGTAACCTACAAGCGCACCACTTGAAAGACCACGGTAGTTTACGAGTATAAGTCCACCGAAGATAACAATACCTGCTGCAAGTGAAAGCTGGTACTGGGTGAAAGATGCTGCAAGAGCTGGGAAGAGACTGTGGAGATAGAAACCTACAAGAATTGCAAAGATTGCAAGTACAGGGTTCCATGCGAACCAGTAACTCCATGCACTGAATCCACCAATCAATTTACCCTTGTCATATTTACCTTCATGATTTGGTGACTTGAAAACGTTCTGCGCAAATCCAGGCAGACCGGATGCATTAGGGAAGGTTGTTGCAAGTTCACCATAAGCGAGGTTCTGCATAAATCCCTGGAAAACAGAGAGACCCCATACAATAATAGCAAATGACCATAGATAACTAGCAAAATAACCAATAGATGGCAAGATCAATAAAGGCACACCAATAGCAATAGCCAGTCCCTGTTTCCAATCGATCGATCGTTCGAGTTCACCGGCATCGCAGACCACTTTAGCACACTGCTCTGCATGCCCCCAGTCTACACCGGATCCTTTTTCTTCAGACATATTCCATCACACTCCTTTTTAATAATGTTTGCTTAAATCAGCAATAAAGATAAAATCGATATGGGTCCGACATCTGCCGTGCCCATATCAACAATAATGTACGATTAAACCAAGAAGGTTTAAGCAGTGGTTTCCCTGAACTTGTCACAGCTGTTGATGTTGATACCGAGGAGTTTCTCGATGTTCATCTTAGCTGCAATACCCTTTGCACAGCCTGGTACAGAGGTGATTACACCGACGTCGAGTTCTTCCCTAAGCTCCCTCATGACATACTCATCAGAGAGATCCACGGTTGAAACACCAAGTTTCTTTGCAACATAGTCCTTTGCTTCACCGATTCTCATGTTCTTGTCGAACTGCATCCTTGCAACAAGGTCACCAGCTGCCCTCATACCGGTCATACCGGATGCCATAATGTGTGAGATTGGCATACCGAGAGGGTCACCGACACCGATCTATATACCGTCGACGCCTGCGATCTCGACCATTGCCTTGCTTGCCCTGGTTACTGCATCTATTGGTGGGGTCTCAAGCATTGGGATACCACCGACACCCATACCCATATCTACGTGACATGGAATAGATGATGCCTCAACAGCTGCCTTCATGAATGTAACTGATCGACCAAGGTTCCATGCGGATGACTTGCTGGTGTTGGTGTTACATACCGGACCGAAGACGTTTGCTCCTGCCTTTGCTACAAGTGGTGCCTGCTGGTGTGGCCACAGACCTGCAAGTGTTGTACCATCGTACTCAAGTTGTCCGTGCATACCGAGAACGAGTTCTCCTGCCATACCTGCTTCAATGTAGATACCAGGGAATTCTTTCCTCAGTGCTTCGATAGCGTTAAGGGATGCATACATGTCACCGTCACCGGCTGCACCGATGGTATCGAAGTTGACACCGTCGCCACCAACATGCTGGAGTCTCTGCATGATCCAGACCATGTCACGGATTCCGTGGTCACCAGCTTTCTGGATGGATTCCTGAGCTTCGGAGATCTTGAATGCTTTCATCAGGTCACCAGGGTTCTCGAATGGACCATCTGGTGTGTAGTACAGACCCATGTTTGGCATTGCACCGTAGAGAAGAGGTACGACCATGTTCTGCTGGCAGACTTCCATTGTCTGCTGTTCCTGTGCGATTACTGGCTTGACAGGCTTGAAACTGTAATCGATGTGACCGAGTTCCATTGTATCTGCACCAAATGCACGCTCGTGCATCATTGCACCGGTAAGTCTGCTTGCAGGGATACCTACACCACTGTTACCCTGGTCACCGTCAATCCTGATAGTACCGATGTCGTGTGTTACAGGAACTTCCATACCAGGCTCAACACCAACGATCCTGTTAGGGTTGATGATGATCTCAAGCATCTTGTCCATCTGGTCTTCGGTAAGTGCTGGGATGTCACCAAGGTCTGCTGCATCTGCGGAACCTGCCTCGATGTCAGCAAGAATATCTTCCTTACTCATGAAGATCCTTGCACCGTCACCCATTCTTAAGAAATATTCTGTTGCCATTTTAATAACCCCGTGAAATTAAAGAAGTAACTCTTTTGCTTTTGCTACTGCTTCACTTGCATTTTCTGCATAGCAGTCTGCACCGATCTTCTTTGCCCATGCATCTGTTGCTGGTGCACCGCCGACCATGACCTTGATGTTGTCCCTCATACCGTTCTCCTTGAGGAGCTCGATAACATCTTTCTGACCCTGGAGAGTTGTGGTCATAAGTGCGGAAAGACCTACCATGTTAGCGTTTACTTCCTTGCACTTGTCAATGAAGTTCTGGAGTGGCACATCCCTTCCAATATCGTGGACTTCAAAGCCTGCTGCCTGAAGCATTGTTGAGACAATTGCTTTACCAATGTCGTGAACGTCACCCTCAACGGTACCGTTGACGATAACACCAAGCTTGTCAGATGCGCCTTCGCCGGCTCCAAGTTCGTCCTGAAGCATGTCTACACCAGCTGTCATTGCATCGGCTGCCATCATAACGTGTGGAAGGAAGAGTTTTCCTCTCTCGAAGAGTACACCAACTTCGTTCATACCTGCTGCAAGACCGTTGTCAATAAGTTCTACTGCTGGAGCCTTGCCCTTTGCCTTCTCCACTGCAGCAATTACGTCATCTTTTTTGCAACTTACTACCGCATCGGATAGTGTTTTGAATAATTCTTCGTTTGTCGTGTTACAACCTCCAATTAATTTGTGGAATATTTACCACGTAATTATGGTCAGGATATGCTCCTCACCACCATAAGATGAAAAAACAGGATTATATATAGCATAATTTGATTCGGAAGTTCGACAGCTATGGGAGATAGAAAACATAACGAGAAATGACAAGGGGTGTTGGATATTCCAAAGGCATGAGAATTTCCAAAGGCTTTGGTATATATAGTAAATCGAACGATAAGGAGTAAACAACATCAAGAGACATATTTACAGTAAATGGCAGAGCGATACCACTGAACCAATTCTGCCAAAAAGAACAACCGAAAGAATCATTAACATTAATACTTGATTTTATAGAGGAGTCTCGATGAAATCCTCATTAAGTGATACAATATGGCTTTCTGAAAAAAGGAAAAACCTTCTTTTACTGCTCGTAGAGGGACCAAGGAACATCGACCAGATCAAAACGTCCCTGAATGTCACATCAAAGGCTATGATGCCACAGATAAAGATACTGAAAGAGCAGGACATGATCATCCAGAATGAAAATGATGATTATGAACTTTCTGATGTCGGAAAGATAATAGTAATGAACATGAGCCCTTTATTGAAAACTCTCGAAGTAATAGAAGAGAATCGGGAGTACTGGGCGACCCGTGACCTTACAGCAATACCGGAACCTCTTGCATACAGGCTGGGAGAGCTGGGCCAATGCATGCACATTGAACCTGATCTTAACCACATGTTCGAACTTCCGGTGGAATTCACAGAGAACCTGATAAGGTCAAAGGATGTGAAGATGTTTGCATCATATTTCCACCCACTATATCCGGAACTGTTTTCAGAGATACTTGAAAAAGACATTCGTTTCGAGCTCATTCTAACAGATTCTGTCCTTGATCGAATGAAGAACGATTGCCTTGACAACCTTCAACTTCTCATGTCATCCGAAAATACACAACTCTATGTGTGTGATGATAGCATCAAACTTACCACTGTCTCCGTAACTGAACGTTTTACATATATATCCCTCTTCAACAAGGATGGCAGATACGATCACAGAAAGATAATGAGCTTTGATGATAGTGCCCGCATCTGGGGCGAGGAGCTATTCTCATACTACCAGGAAAGGTCACGCCTGCTGGAAGACATCTAAAAAAGGAACATTGCAACATGGCTTTGAGAAAAATAGAATGGAAAAACGTACCCTTAAGGTCAAAACTTATCCTTTTCATTGTAATAGGTGTCCTGCTGGTACTGGTAACATCAACTGCTGTGATCATTTCAACTGTTACGAATCAGGAAGTTGACCTGGCCTACGACCAGTCTATAGAGCAGGCCAGGGGTTATGCAAACCATTTCGACATTGATATGCGGAAGAACCATGCAATAGGACAGACCATAGCAAATTCCCTGGTTGCGTATGAGACCGCCGACAGGGATGAAGTGAACGCCATACTAAAAGAGCTGGCTGAAAAAAACCCGGACCTGCTCGGAACATACGTTTGCTATGAGCCGAATGCCTTTGATGGAAAAGACATCGCTTTTGTAAATGCACCGGGACACGACTCAACCGGGAGGTTTATCCCATACTGGAATCGGATCAACGGGAACCTTCAGCTCGATCCACTGCTGGAATATGATACCTCGGATTATTACCAGCTACCAAAACAAACGCGTGAAGACCAGATCATTGACCCTTATTTCTATGAAGGTGTGTTCATAGTCAGTTATGTAACACCCATAATTAAAGACGAAGAGTTCATCGGCATAGGCGGAGTGGATGTTTCCCTCACATACCTTGATGAAGTGGTAAGCGAGGTCAAAGCATTCGATACAGGTTATGCAT
This genomic stretch from Methanococcoides sp. LMO-2 harbors:
- a CDS encoding response regulator, with product MKNKKIVVVEDELIVGMMIKLKLEKMGYTVAGIASRGKDAISMVKMIQPGLILMDIRLKGGIDGIDAAKMIRKSYSIPIVFITADSSKETRERADLVGHQGYLTKPFMDEDLGNIVHSVFYNSVGKAREANVLA
- a CDS encoding GAF domain-containing protein, whose translation is MPEVTFVWRSEYGWPLDSVSDNVSTFGYEPDDFLVYGLSYEDIIHPADLEKVRKVLREYSGNPGEDLVQEYRILNADGDARWVRENTQIIYDEDGLMQCLRAKIVDINDEKKHDDFMFIQDELGSHLSWPVNLEDSMDVLLELTTQLNAIDICALYVVDEVTGGLVLVNHKGLSSEFVNSVSYFDADSSQVNFAKKGFPVYKHYSEIYPFITGPVMQDEGLQGTAIIPVHHEHHFVGLLIASSSSEFIIPEGDRDSLEVIKSLAGLMIRNMTMSVMNDGMHYSMA
- a CDS encoding APC family permease; amino-acid sequence: MSEEKGSGVDWGHAEQCAKVVCDAGELERSIDWKQGLAIAIGVPLLILPSIGYFASYLWSFAIIVWGLSVFQGFMQNLAYGELATTFPNASGLPGFAQNVFKSPNHEGKYDKGKLIGGFSAWSYWFAWNPVLAIFAILVGFYLHSLFPALAASFTQYQLSLAAGIVIFGGLILVNYRGLSSGALVGYILAAFSLVPMAIITLAPYATGDFAMANITSTWLPTDWAWDFHHILILLGIFAMAQWSACAWETAAIYGPEYKNPGSDVPKALFSCGAICLVAYVLVQMTITGVLGIEGIAAAPIDPMLPLAQAALGDVGSTIAIVMLIAAMVLIIQTAYLGSSRAMHSMATEGNLPKVFAKTNAHGTPILAMVIIGIFNLILISMGTPSAILAASAIGYVCANGISLFAYVKAKSRPDLAGLDRPFKAPTGWKNVALLFGLFNLPLCLVGVIYLNSVEGSWFSTIVGICVLGLYVPLWFYSQHEAHVDKIAAVGLVSSIEKK
- the mtbC gene encoding dimethylamine corrinoid protein MtbC, translated to MGGCNTTNEELFKTLSDAVVSCKKDDVIAAVEKAKGKAPAVELIDNGLAAGMNEVGVLFERGKLFLPHVMMAADAMTAGVDMLQDELGAGEGASDKLGVIVNGTVEGDVHDIGKAIVSTMLQAAGFEVHDIGRDVPLQNFIDKCKEVNANMVGLSALMTTTLQGQKDVIELLKENGMRDNIKVMVGGAPATDAWAKKIGADCYAENASEAVAKAKELLL
- a CDS encoding winged helix-turn-helix domain-containing protein → MKSSLSDTIWLSEKRKNLLLLLVEGPRNIDQIKTSLNVTSKAMMPQIKILKEQDMIIQNENDDYELSDVGKIIVMNMSPLLKTLEVIEENREYWATRDLTAIPEPLAYRLGELGQCMHIEPDLNHMFELPVEFTENLIRSKDVKMFASYFHPLYPELFSEILEKDIRFELILTDSVLDRMKNDCLDNLQLLMSSENTQLYVCDDSIKLTTVSVTERFTYISLFNKDGRYDHRKIMSFDDSARIWGEELFSYYQERSRLLEDI